The Chloroherpetonaceae bacterium genome has a segment encoding these proteins:
- a CDS encoding adenine phosphoribosyltransferase, with the protein MQRRLQAFARRFEKKIRTVPDFPKQGIMFKDITTVLKEKKLFGETVDVLAELYAGRRIDKVVSIESRGFIFGAALAYKLGAGFVPVRKPNKLPAEKIREEYVLEYGTDALEIHTDAIRKGERVLLHDDLLATGGTAGAACRLVEKVGGKVAGLCFLIELGFLNGRSKLGGYDVVSLVKM; encoded by the coding sequence ATGCAAAGGCGACTTCAAGCTTTTGCGAGGCGTTTTGAAAAGAAAATCCGCACTGTGCCAGACTTCCCCAAGCAAGGCATTATGTTCAAAGATATTACAACCGTGCTCAAAGAAAAGAAGCTCTTTGGTGAGACGGTAGATGTATTAGCTGAGCTGTATGCAGGCAGAAGAATTGATAAGGTAGTCTCTATTGAATCCAGAGGATTTATTTTTGGAGCGGCATTGGCGTATAAGCTGGGCGCAGGCTTTGTGCCTGTGCGAAAGCCAAATAAGTTACCTGCCGAGAAAATCCGAGAGGAATACGTGTTAGAATACGGCACAGATGCACTGGAAATCCACACTGATGCCATTCGCAAAGGTGAGCGCGTGCTGTTGCATGATGACCTTTTGGCAACAGGTGGCACAGCGGGAGCTGCGTGTCGCTTGGTTGAAAAAGTTGGGGGCAAGGTAGCAGGACTATGTTTCCTCATTGAGCTGGGTTTTCTAAATGGACGCTCCAAACTTGGCGGCTACGATGTCGTCTCGCTGGTTAAGATGTAA